The DNA window TGATTCCTGCGGGATATTACGAATGTATTCCGAGAAGTCTTTCGAATACGGGATTCCTCAAAATCCGTGAACATTTTGTGCCGATCATCGGAAGAGTGTGCATGAATCTCACGTGTTTTGATGAACAAAATACCAATGCAAAAGTGGGAGATGAAATTGTGGTGATCAGCGAAAAGAAAGAGGATGCCAATTCAATTGAACACATCGCAAAAGCGTGCGGAACGATCCCGTATGAGATTTTGGTGAAGATAAGTGAGTCGATACGAAGGAAAGTCGTCAGTGATTAATTGTCAGTTCCTTGAGCTTATGCCGATATTGACATTTGCGATTTTTAATATTAGAAATAAGACTCATTATTTTTGATTCTTTATATGGGAAATCCAGAAAAAAAAACTTATCTTCAAAAACGATTTGAAAATCTCGAAAGGCAAGCAGAAGCGATTGAAAGAGTATATCTCGCTATAGAGAAGATTGTATCAAAAACTCGAGAAGCAACAAATCAACTCAAAAAAGACTGGAGAATGTACATGGAGCTTCGAAAAAAGGTTCCATCTGACTGCAGATTGGTTCTTCTAGAAGAATTTCTCTCTGACCGAGATTCACTCGAAGAAAGATATTTGAAAACAAAACAAACAGAATCCGCAGTAGAATCGCGCTGGATCAATCCTAAGAAGAAAGATGATGACGGTTCTAAGCAATAAGTACTAAGTTGTAAGTTTATGAAAACCACTTCGAAGCCGACTTTTCTTCTACAACACTCTGCACCACATTTGCAAGGAGCGGAGCGATGTCGAGAACGTGAATAGGAAGAGCTTTTTCTGCTTCTTCTAAAAGTGGAATAGTATTTGTGACGACTATTTCATGAAATCCTGCTATTTTCAGGCGTGAAATTGCCGGTCCTGAAAAAACAGCATGTGTCGTGCAGAGATACACGTCTTTTTTTGCTCCAGACTCTATGAGTGCATCACGAGCATTCAGCACAGAACCTGCGGTATCTACCATATCATCAAAAAGAATCGCCGTTTTTCCCTCGACATTTCCAATAACGTGAGTTACCTCAGAAACATTATGCCCTGGACGATTTTTATGCATAATGGCGAGATCCGCGTGAAGAGCATCAGCGAACTTTTTCGCCTGTTTCGCACCACCGGCATCAGGGGAAACGACAACAAGATCTCCTGAAAGTTTTTTTTCGAGAAAATACTCACACATGAGTTTGCGAGTGTGAAGATTATCGACCGGAACATCAAAAAATCCCTGAATTTGATCAGAATGAAGTCCAATAGTGATGACGTGATTTGCGCCGCTTTTTACAAGGAGATCTGCCATAAGGCGTGAAGAAATGGTCTCTCTCGCCTCATGAATTTTGTCCTGCCGGGAATACCCGAAAAAAGGAACAATGACATGGATTGATCTTGCAAAACTCTGCTTTGCAGCATCACACAAGAGAAAGAGCTCCATGAGATCTTCATTCACCGTTTCTTTCCGACACGTTGCTACGATAAAAACCTCCTTTCCACGCACTGATTCGCCAAGACGAACATAAATTTCGCCGCAGGAAAACTTTTTAGAAACAGTGGGCGAAACTTGAAGCTCCAAATTCTTCGCGATCCCTTCTGCAAGGCTCGGATGAGAATTTGCCGCGAAAATTCGAATATGATCTTTGTTCATAGTGATGCTTTTGAGGATGCGAGCATTCATATTCTGCCAAAAATTTAAAAATTGTGAAATAGACTTTTTTTGCTTACCGCTTATTGCTTATTGCTTACCGCTCCATTACTATTCTCGCGCACATTTTTGGAGTCATGGAGCGAATTAGAAATTTCTGCATCATCGCGCACATTGATCACGGAAAATCGACACTTGCCGATCGTTTTTTGGAACTGACGCACACCATTGAGAAGAGAAATATGAAATCTCAAATTCTGGATTCGATGGATCTCGAACAAGAACGCGGAATTACGATCAAACTCCAGCCGGTTCGAATGATGTGGAAAGGCTACCAATTGAATCTGATTGATACTCCGGGACACGTGGATTTTCAATACGAAGTCTCGCGCTCTCTTGCGGCGTGCGAAGGAGCGATACTCGTTGTCGATGCGACACAAGGAATTGAAGCGCAAACGCTTTCCAATCTCTATCTTGCTCTCGATTATGATTTGGAAATTATTCCGGTCATTAATAAAATTGACCTTCCCGCCGCGGAACCAGAAAAAGTTGCAGAAGAAATTGAGAACGCGATTGGAATTCCTCGAGAGGAAATTCTTGCGATTTCTGCAAAAGACGGCACCAATGTGGAAAAACTTCTCGATCGAATTGTCGAAAAAGTTCCTTCTCCTGACATTTCTGGATTTCGAAAAAAATTGAATATCGAGGACGACAGCGAAACAAAAGCTCTTATTTTTGATTCGATTTATGATTCGTATAAAGGAGTTCTCGCCTTTGTTCGCGTTGTTTCTGGGTCTCTCAAAAGAAATCAAAAAGTTTCTTTTTTGAAAACAAAAATTGATATTGATATTTTAGAAGTAGGAACATTTACGCCAAAATATAAAGCGTGCGATGTACTGAATGCGGGTGAAGTTGGTTATGTGGTTACTGGCCTGAAATCAACGCGTGAAGCCCGTGTGGGAGATACGATTTATTCCGGAACTCATAAAGAAAATACAATCTCACTTCCGGGATATAAAACGGTACATCCAATGGTGTATGCGGGAGTTTTTTGCACGGAAGGATCGGACTATCCTATGCTTCGCGATGCTCTCGAGAAACTTTCTCTTTCCGATTCAGCAATTTTATTTGAACCAGAAAGTTCAATTGCGCTCGGAAATGGATTCCGGTGCGGATTTTTGGGACTTCTCCATATGGATATTGTGCAGGAGCGACTTGAAAGAGAATATGATCTCGATCTTATTGTCACAGCGCCAAGCGTCCAATATTCCGTAAAGCTTTCGAAAAATGAAATTCTGGAAATTTCTTCCGCCGCAGAACTTCCTGATCTTTCGTATGTGGATTCGATTTCGGAACCAATTGCGAAACTCGAAATTATTACGCCAAAAGACTCAATTGGAGGTCTTATGGATCTCATCCAAAAAAAGCGCGGAGTGTTTAACAATGTAACATATTTAAATCCAGAGCGAGCAGTGCTTCATGCCGAAATTCCTATGGCAAATCTCATTACTGATTTCTATGATCGCCTCAAAAGTTTGAGTTCTGGATACGCTTCCATGAGTTATGAATTTATGGAAATGCGAGAAGATGATCTCGTAAAAATGGATATTCTCGTGGCGGAAGATATTGTTCCACCGCTTTCGCAAATTATGCATAAAAATGAGGCGCAAAGCGCTGGCGCTGCAATTGTG is part of the Candidatus Peregrinibacteria bacterium genome and encodes:
- a CDS encoding ribose-phosphate pyrophosphokinase, translating into MNARILKSITMNKDHIRIFAANSHPSLAEGIAKNLELQVSPTVSKKFSCGEIYVRLGESVRGKEVFIVATCRKETVNEDLMELFLLCDAAKQSFARSIHVIVPFFGYSRQDKIHEARETISSRLMADLLVKSGANHVITIGLHSDQIQGFFDVPVDNLHTRKLMCEYFLEKKLSGDLVVVSPDAGGAKQAKKFADALHADLAIMHKNRPGHNVSEVTHVIGNVEGKTAILFDDMVDTAGSVLNARDALIESGAKKDVYLCTTHAVFSGPAISRLKIAGFHEIVVTNTIPLLEEAEKALPIHVLDIAPLLANVVQSVVEEKSASKWFS
- the lepA gene encoding elongation factor 4, which produces MERIRNFCIIAHIDHGKSTLADRFLELTHTIEKRNMKSQILDSMDLEQERGITIKLQPVRMMWKGYQLNLIDTPGHVDFQYEVSRSLAACEGAILVVDATQGIEAQTLSNLYLALDYDLEIIPVINKIDLPAAEPEKVAEEIENAIGIPREEILAISAKDGTNVEKLLDRIVEKVPSPDISGFRKKLNIEDDSETKALIFDSIYDSYKGVLAFVRVVSGSLKRNQKVSFLKTKIDIDILEVGTFTPKYKACDVLNAGEVGYVVTGLKSTREARVGDTIYSGTHKENTISLPGYKTVHPMVYAGVFCTEGSDYPMLRDALEKLSLSDSAILFEPESSIALGNGFRCGFLGLLHMDIVQERLEREYDLDLIVTAPSVQYSVKLSKNEILEISSAAELPDLSYVDSISEPIAKLEIITPKDSIGGLMDLIQKKRGVFNNVTYLNPERAVLHAEIPMANLITDFYDRLKSLSSGYASMSYEFMEMREDDLVKMDILVAEDIVPPLSQIMHKNEAQSAGAAIVKKLKEVVPRANFPIALQAAIGSRVIARETISAYRKDVTGYLYGGDVSRKNKLLKKQKKGKKRMKAMGKVNLPQEAFMSILKREE